From Vogesella sp. XCS3, the proteins below share one genomic window:
- a CDS encoding DMT family transporter yields the protein MTSASLSRRLAANLADLSASRWLPYALFAGLVTMWAYNYVVMKVTLQATTPLTHLILRTTIGSLTLFGVLLARGRALKPQRLGDAAKVGLTTTFAYGLTVTLALVAGAAGRTSVLVFTMPFWVALLSHWLLGEPFTANARRALVAGFAGLMLIVAPWQLHGGVLPMLLAVLAGLLWALGSVLTKRAAQNGPLDSLNFSGWQALIGLAPLPLLLPFADFAGIQWSAQFVLGLVYSGVFSSAVGWLAWLWLLRRLPASTLSFNALVIPVLAVGMAASSLGEWPATRELAGMLLIGAGILLISRR from the coding sequence ATGACCAGCGCCAGCCTCAGCCGCCGCCTTGCGGCCAACCTTGCCGATTTGTCCGCCAGCCGCTGGCTGCCCTACGCGTTGTTTGCCGGGCTGGTAACAATGTGGGCTTACAACTACGTGGTGATGAAGGTGACGCTGCAGGCGACTACGCCGCTGACGCACCTGATCCTGCGCACCACCATCGGCAGCCTGACGCTGTTCGGTGTATTGCTGGCACGCGGGCGGGCGCTGAAACCGCAGCGCTTGGGCGACGCCGCCAAGGTGGGGCTGACCACCACGTTTGCCTACGGCCTGACGGTGACGCTGGCGCTGGTGGCCGGCGCTGCCGGCCGCACCTCGGTGCTGGTGTTCACCATGCCGTTCTGGGTGGCGCTGCTGTCGCACTGGCTGCTGGGCGAGCCGTTTACCGCCAATGCCCGCCGCGCGCTGGTGGCCGGCTTTGCCGGGCTGATGCTGATTGTGGCGCCGTGGCAGCTGCACGGCGGCGTGCTGCCCATGCTGCTGGCGGTGCTGGCCGGCTTGCTGTGGGCACTGGGCTCGGTGCTAACCAAGCGGGCGGCGCAGAACGGCCCGCTGGACAGCCTGAATTTCTCCGGCTGGCAGGCGCTGATTGGCCTGGCGCCGTTGCCGCTGCTGCTGCCGTTTGCCGACTTTGCCGGTATCCAGTGGTCGGCGCAGTTTGTGCTGGGGCTGGTGTATTCGGGGGTGTTTTCCAGTGCCGTGGGTTGGCTGGCCTGGCTGTGGCTGCTGCGCCGCCTGCCGGCGTCCACTCTCAGTTTCAATGCGCTGGTGATTCCGGTGCTGGCGGTGGGCATGGCCGCCAGTAGCCTGGGCGAGTGGCCGGCTACGCGCGAGCTGGCGGGCATGCTGCTGATCGGCGCCGGCATCCTGCTGATCTCGCGCCGTTAA
- a CDS encoding Lrp/AsnC family transcriptional regulator: MLDNYDRKLLALLQEDARQTHDALAEAVNLSPTAVTRRLKRLRADGHIRREVALVDPALFGRSLRLVVNVMLQRAQTPLVDAFKASMLAAPEVMECYNVTGRPDFVLMVLVRDMADYERFARAHLMNNPHVREFESLVVINTCKYTTAVPQDADTD; this comes from the coding sequence ATGCTGGATAACTACGACCGCAAGCTGCTGGCACTGCTGCAAGAAGACGCGCGCCAGACCCACGACGCGCTGGCCGAGGCGGTGAACCTGTCGCCTACCGCCGTCACCCGCCGCCTGAAGCGGCTGCGCGCCGACGGCCACATCCGCCGCGAGGTGGCGCTGGTGGACCCGGCGCTGTTCGGCCGCAGCCTGCGCCTGGTGGTAAACGTGATGCTGCAGCGCGCGCAAACGCCGCTGGTGGACGCCTTCAAGGCCAGCATGCTGGCCGCGCCCGAGGTAATGGAGTGCTACAACGTGACCGGCCGCCCGGATTTTGTGCTGATGGTGCTGGTACGCGACATGGCCGACTACGAGCGCTTTGCCCGCGCCCACCTGATGAACAACCCGCACGTGCGCGAGTTCGAATCGCTGGTGGTGATCAACACCTGCAAATACACCACCGCCGTACCGCAGGACGCCGACACGGACTAA
- a CDS encoding aminopeptidase P family protein — translation MFQPAIYQQRRDKLAALLPDSLILFLGNVDSPMNYRDNIFPFVQDSSFRYFFGLNEPGLAGVMDTANGDTTLFGNDPDVADIVWTGELPTLAERAARAQVGRSQPYAALAGVLAAARAAGRTVHYLQPYRGETVLALAGLLDAAPQAAQQGYSEALTRAVVSLREIKGEEEIAEMEAALAVTRDAHLAAMRAARPGVVEHAIVGEMEGIVRRHDWQLAYPSIFSRRGEVLHNHHHDQVLQAGDLVVNDTGAASGGGYASDITRTIPVGGKFSPRQRELYDTVLAMQLAAIDAIRPGVRYLDIHKLSARVMVERMSALGFFHGDADAIVESGAYAIAFPHGLGHQIGMDVHDMEGLGEDLVGYGDGTERSPLFGLGYLRLGKPLLAGMVITVEPGIYFIPALIDAWQAEGRHAQYINYARFNEYRDFGGIRIEDDVLVTADGSRVLGEPIAKTADEVEAVMAG, via the coding sequence ATGTTCCAGCCCGCCATCTACCAGCAGCGTCGCGACAAGCTTGCTGCCCTGCTGCCCGATAGCCTGATCCTGTTCCTGGGTAATGTCGATTCGCCGATGAACTACCGCGACAACATTTTCCCCTTTGTGCAGGACAGCTCGTTCCGCTACTTCTTCGGCCTGAACGAGCCCGGCCTGGCGGGCGTGATGGACACCGCCAACGGCGACACCACGCTGTTCGGCAACGACCCGGACGTAGCCGACATCGTGTGGACCGGCGAGCTGCCCACGCTGGCCGAACGCGCCGCGCGTGCCCAGGTTGGCCGCAGCCAGCCCTACGCCGCGCTGGCTGGCGTGCTGGCCGCTGCCCGCGCTGCCGGCCGTACCGTGCACTACCTGCAGCCCTACCGTGGCGAAACCGTGCTGGCGCTGGCCGGCCTGCTGGATGCTGCCCCGCAAGCCGCGCAGCAAGGCTATAGCGAGGCGCTGACCCGCGCCGTGGTGAGCCTGCGCGAAATCAAGGGCGAGGAGGAAATCGCCGAGATGGAAGCCGCGCTGGCCGTAACCCGCGACGCCCATCTGGCCGCCATGCGCGCCGCCCGTCCCGGCGTGGTAGAACACGCCATCGTCGGCGAAATGGAAGGCATCGTGCGCCGTCACGACTGGCAGCTGGCCTACCCCAGCATCTTCTCGCGCCGCGGCGAAGTGCTGCACAACCATCACCACGACCAGGTGCTGCAAGCCGGCGACCTGGTGGTCAACGACACCGGCGCCGCCAGCGGTGGCGGCTACGCCAGCGACATCACCCGCACCATTCCGGTGGGCGGCAAATTCAGCCCGCGCCAGCGCGAACTGTACGACACCGTGCTGGCCATGCAGCTGGCCGCCATCGACGCCATTCGCCCCGGCGTGCGCTACCTGGATATCCACAAGCTGTCCGCCCGCGTGATGGTGGAGCGCATGAGCGCGCTGGGCTTCTTCCACGGTGACGCCGACGCCATCGTGGAAAGCGGCGCCTACGCTATTGCCTTCCCGCACGGCCTGGGCCACCAGATCGGCATGGACGTACACGATATGGAAGGCCTGGGCGAAGACCTGGTGGGCTACGGCGACGGCACCGAGCGCAGCCCGCTGTTCGGCCTGGGCTACCTGCGCCTGGGCAAACCGCTCTTGGCCGGCATGGTGATTACCGTGGAGCCGGGCATTTACTTTATTCCGGCGCTGATCGACGCCTGGCAGGCCGAAGGCCGCCACGCGCAGTACATCAACTACGCCCGTTTCAACGAATACCGCGACTTCGGCGGCATCCGCATCGAGGACGACGTGCTGGTCACCGCCGACGGCAGCCGCGTGCTGGGCGAGCCTATTGCCAAAACCGCCGACGAAGTCGAGGCCGTCATGGCCGGTTAA
- a CDS encoding PLP-dependent aminotransferase family protein, with protein MTDTALPAVYQRIAANLLQQLDSGHYPPGSRLPSVRALAAEHGVNVLTALAAYRHLEQQQRVVARPRAGYFAALQPHPAPGSGQASPLPAAAALVDLKSRMSTLLQLGDERIHWQLHMAEASPTLYPSAELARRLQSTLTRQPGLIGAHLPGDIQRRLCHGLQRIASERGLSLQADGILPCHGITEGISLALRYLTRPGDTVAVETPVYFGLLQTLQGLGLKALEIPCTPDSGLSLEALEFALRHGPAVKCLVCVPHFQNPTGALMPDEHKKRLLQLASQYSLTLIEDDVFGDLYYGSERPTPMKAWDRHDQVIYCASFTKSYAPSLRLGWVAAGRHHAALAQLQASSTLTVSPLLQAVLADVLDSGDYQRTSARIRQQLASQMHATADAVLRHFPKGTRIRKPQGGMLLWVECPPQSDTTALLQGALADGISFAPGMAFSAEPRFGHCLRINCGQPFTPALEAAIATLGQRLATQLLQAR; from the coding sequence ATGACCGATACCGCCCTCCCCGCCGTCTACCAGCGCATTGCGGCCAACTTGCTGCAGCAGCTAGATAGCGGTCACTACCCGCCCGGCAGCCGTCTGCCATCTGTGCGTGCGCTGGCCGCCGAGCACGGCGTGAACGTACTCACTGCGCTGGCCGCCTACCGCCACCTGGAACAGCAACAGCGCGTGGTGGCGCGCCCGCGCGCCGGCTACTTTGCCGCCCTGCAGCCCCACCCGGCACCGGGTAGCGGCCAGGCTTCGCCGCTACCGGCCGCGGCGGCGCTGGTTGACCTGAAAAGCCGCATGTCCACCCTGCTGCAGCTGGGTGACGAGCGCATCCACTGGCAGCTGCACATGGCCGAAGCCTCGCCCACGCTGTACCCGTCGGCCGAGCTGGCGCGGCGGCTACAAAGCACGCTCACCCGCCAGCCCGGGCTGATTGGCGCCCACCTGCCAGGCGACATCCAGCGCCGCCTGTGCCATGGCCTGCAGCGCATCGCCAGCGAACGTGGCCTGTCGCTGCAGGCAGACGGCATCCTGCCCTGCCACGGCATTACCGAGGGTATCAGCCTGGCGCTGCGCTACCTCACCCGCCCCGGCGACACGGTGGCGGTAGAAACCCCGGTGTACTTCGGCCTGCTGCAAACCCTGCAGGGCCTGGGGCTGAAGGCGCTGGAGATCCCCTGTACGCCAGACAGCGGGCTATCGCTGGAGGCGCTGGAGTTCGCCCTGCGCCACGGTCCTGCAGTGAAATGCCTGGTATGCGTACCGCACTTCCAGAACCCCACCGGCGCGCTGATGCCGGACGAACACAAGAAGCGCCTGCTGCAGCTGGCCAGCCAGTACAGCCTGACGCTGATCGAGGACGACGTGTTCGGCGACCTGTACTACGGCAGCGAACGCCCTACCCCCATGAAGGCCTGGGACCGCCACGACCAGGTGATCTACTGCGCCTCGTTCACCAAGAGCTACGCGCCATCGCTGCGGCTGGGCTGGGTGGCAGCCGGCCGCCACCACGCCGCACTGGCGCAGCTGCAGGCCAGCAGCACGCTGACGGTGTCGCCACTATTGCAGGCCGTGCTGGCCGACGTGCTGGATAGCGGCGACTACCAGCGCACCAGCGCCCGCATCCGCCAGCAGCTGGCCAGCCAGATGCACGCCACCGCCGACGCCGTACTGCGCCACTTTCCCAAGGGCACGCGCATCCGCAAGCCGCAAGGCGGCATGCTGTTGTGGGTAGAATGCCCGCCGCAGAGCGACACCACCGCGCTGCTGCAAGGCGCACTGGCCGACGGCATCAGCTTTGCCCCCGGCATGGCATTCTCGGCCGAGCCACGCTTTGGCCACTGCCTGCGCATCAATTGCGGCCAACCTTTCACTCCGGCGCTGGAGGCCGCCATCGCCACGCTCGGCCAGCGCCTTGCTACGCAATTATTGCAAGCGCGGTGA
- a CDS encoding PAS domain S-box protein — protein sequence MLDLFFIRDGVPTALLLQGSYRLDLLALSVLVAVLSSIMALQVAGMARLANGAILRQTAFLTGSFSLGVGIWSMHFIGMLAFDLCTTVSYDYRLTLLSMLPAIFASWVTLNLLWQRQITSLQLLLGGVLVGSGIGTMHYSGMAAMVMAPQLRYDPLWFAASIVVAVVLAMLALWIRFGLRRRGAFSAMQSIVLGGLVMGLAIAGMHYTGMAAARFIGYPDPQGTPLQGDNTYLALAIALFTLTAGVFVLAGNAMLRYRQLFAQMQQNEAELRAVVDTAVDGIITIDSRGHILGLNQAAEQMFGWVASELIGHNINQLMPDPYRSGHDGYLAHYLATGDARVIGVGREVMAQRRDGSVFPIRLAVGRAQSGKQVRFIGFVTDISERTRLARELQARETQYRTLIANMPGVAFRSRVDADWSKLFISHAITALTGWDRELFLNGGLSMVSIIHPDDLARVRGAVDSALREHRSYVVEYRIFHRDGGERWVSESAGGVYDVDDTAQWIDGVIVDITDSKTRAAEHEGVVAAIRHAMAVVEFDLQGCILDANDNFLQLVGYRLDALRGQHHRLLCRPDEAASQAYRDFWATLQRGEFHSGEFCRLRADGSEVWIQATYNPILDADGKPWKIVKLASDLTPRKRMERELVEARDRAEHAAQAKGMFLANMSHEIRTPMNAIIGFTELLLGTALDAQQARHLRTVHDAARSLLRLLNDILDTAKLERGALELEQHDFSLYTLCEQLVGTFALQAASKGLQLQLDYADDCPHAFHGDALRVRQILTNLLGNAVKFTERGSVTLSVRQLGGQLQLAVRDTGIGIAADRLDSIFAPFTQADASMARRFGGTGLGTAIARQLVALMQGQIQVESRLGEGSCFSVVLPLPPAQAVLPMLAAGADETVSLPPLRILAVDDVAENLELLQLVLARHGHQVVTAAGGADAVATYRSQPVDLVLMDVQMAGVDGLEATRRIRQWEAARQLAAVPVIALTASVLSQDRQDAEAAGMNGFATKPVDPPALLAEMARVLGHTQAIATEGEAPEQDIDLDAAIALWGNQDKVQARWRRLLADYHNVAAQLAAQPADARAALAHRLRGAAANLGLRRVAELAAQLEHGDGDIARAAASLAAALQAVAAALPADRGDAPVVARPVLALPADAPVLLDKLQQACEHGELDDASLAALQAAWPHPLLATLQQALDEFDFDAALQALAQLRQAAAQTR from the coding sequence ATGCTCGATCTCTTCTTTATCCGCGATGGCGTGCCCACCGCGCTGTTGCTACAAGGCAGCTACCGTTTAGATCTGCTGGCACTGTCGGTGCTGGTGGCGGTGCTGTCGTCCATCATGGCGCTACAGGTAGCCGGCATGGCGCGGCTGGCCAACGGCGCCATACTGCGGCAGACGGCGTTCCTCACCGGCTCGTTCTCGCTGGGGGTGGGCATCTGGTCGATGCACTTCATCGGCATGCTGGCCTTCGACCTGTGTACCACGGTCAGCTACGACTACCGGCTGACGCTGCTGTCGATGCTGCCGGCCATTTTTGCCTCCTGGGTGACGCTGAACCTGTTGTGGCAGCGCCAGATCACCAGCCTGCAGCTGTTGCTGGGCGGCGTGCTGGTGGGCAGCGGCATCGGCACCATGCACTACAGCGGCATGGCCGCCATGGTGATGGCGCCGCAGCTGCGCTACGACCCGCTGTGGTTTGCCGCGTCCATTGTGGTGGCGGTAGTGCTGGCCATGCTGGCGCTGTGGATACGCTTCGGCCTGCGCCGGCGCGGCGCCTTTAGTGCCATGCAATCCATCGTGCTGGGCGGGCTGGTGATGGGCCTGGCCATCGCCGGCATGCACTACACCGGCATGGCAGCGGCGCGTTTCATCGGCTACCCCGACCCGCAGGGTACGCCGCTGCAGGGCGACAATACCTACCTGGCGCTGGCCATTGCACTGTTTACGCTCACCGCGGGCGTATTCGTGCTGGCCGGTAACGCCATGCTGCGCTACCGCCAGCTGTTTGCGCAGATGCAGCAGAACGAGGCCGAGCTGCGCGCGGTGGTGGATACCGCCGTGGACGGCATCATCACCATCGATAGCCGCGGCCACATCCTGGGGCTGAACCAGGCCGCCGAGCAGATGTTCGGCTGGGTCGCCAGCGAGCTGATCGGCCACAACATCAACCAGCTGATGCCCGACCCTTATCGCTCTGGCCACGACGGCTACCTGGCGCACTACCTGGCTACCGGCGACGCCCGCGTGATCGGGGTGGGCCGCGAGGTAATGGCGCAGCGCCGCGACGGTAGCGTGTTCCCCATCCGGCTGGCGGTGGGCCGCGCCCAGTCCGGCAAGCAGGTGCGCTTTATCGGCTTTGTCACCGACATCAGCGAGCGCACCCGGCTGGCGCGCGAGCTGCAGGCGCGCGAAACGCAGTACCGTACGCTGATCGCCAATATGCCGGGCGTCGCATTTCGCAGCCGGGTAGACGCCGACTGGAGCAAGCTGTTCATCAGCCACGCCATCACCGCGCTGACCGGCTGGGATCGCGAGCTGTTTCTCAATGGCGGCCTCAGCATGGTGAGCATCATTCACCCCGATGACCTAGCCCGCGTGCGTGGCGCAGTAGACAGTGCGCTGCGCGAGCACCGTTCCTACGTGGTGGAATACCGCATCTTCCACCGTGACGGCGGCGAGCGCTGGGTGTCGGAAAGCGCTGGTGGTGTCTATGACGTGGACGATACCGCGCAGTGGATAGACGGCGTGATCGTCGATATCACCGATAGCAAGACCCGCGCAGCAGAGCACGAAGGCGTGGTGGCCGCCATTCGCCACGCCATGGCGGTGGTGGAGTTCGACCTGCAAGGCTGCATTCTGGACGCCAACGACAACTTCCTGCAGCTGGTGGGCTACCGGCTGGATGCGCTGCGCGGCCAACATCACCGCCTGCTGTGCCGGCCGGACGAGGCCGCCAGCCAGGCCTACCGCGACTTCTGGGCCACGCTGCAACGCGGCGAGTTCCACAGCGGCGAGTTCTGCCGCTTGCGCGCCGACGGCAGCGAGGTGTGGATCCAGGCCACCTACAACCCCATTCTGGACGCCGACGGCAAGCCGTGGAAGATCGTCAAGCTGGCCAGCGACCTGACCCCGCGCAAGCGCATGGAGCGCGAGCTGGTGGAAGCGCGCGACCGCGCCGAGCACGCCGCGCAGGCCAAAGGCATGTTCCTGGCCAATATGAGCCACGAAATCCGCACGCCGATGAACGCCATCATCGGTTTTACCGAGCTGTTGCTGGGTACGGCGCTGGACGCGCAGCAGGCGCGCCACCTGCGTACGGTGCACGACGCCGCCCGCTCGCTGCTGCGCCTGCTCAACGACATCCTCGACACCGCCAAGCTGGAGCGCGGCGCGCTGGAGCTGGAGCAGCACGACTTTTCGCTATACACGCTGTGCGAGCAGTTGGTGGGCACCTTCGCGCTGCAGGCTGCCAGCAAGGGCCTACAACTGCAGCTGGACTACGCCGATGATTGCCCGCACGCCTTCCACGGCGACGCGCTGCGCGTGCGGCAGATCCTCACCAACCTGCTGGGCAACGCCGTCAAGTTTACCGAGCGCGGCAGCGTCACCTTGTCGGTGCGCCAGCTTGGTGGCCAACTGCAGCTGGCGGTGCGCGACACCGGTATCGGTATTGCCGCCGACCGCCTGGACAGCATCTTCGCGCCGTTTACCCAGGCCGACGCCAGCATGGCGCGCCGCTTTGGTGGCACCGGCCTGGGCACCGCCATCGCCCGCCAGCTGGTAGCGCTGATGCAAGGGCAGATCCAGGTAGAAAGCCGGCTGGGCGAAGGCAGCTGCTTTAGCGTGGTGCTGCCCTTGCCGCCGGCGCAGGCGGTGTTGCCGATGTTGGCCGCAGGCGCCGACGAAACCGTCAGCCTGCCGCCGCTGCGCATCCTGGCGGTGGACGACGTGGCCGAAAACCTGGAGCTGTTGCAGTTGGTGCTGGCGCGGCACGGCCACCAGGTGGTTACCGCCGCCGGCGGCGCCGACGCCGTGGCTACCTACCGCAGCCAGCCTGTCGACCTGGTGTTGATGGACGTGCAGATGGCCGGCGTGGACGGCCTGGAAGCCACCCGTCGCATCCGGCAGTGGGAAGCGGCGCGCCAACTGGCGGCAGTACCGGTGATTGCGCTCACAGCCAGCGTGCTCAGCCAGGACCGGCAAGACGCCGAGGCCGCCGGCATGAACGGTTTTGCCACCAAGCCGGTAGACCCGCCAGCGCTGCTGGCCGAAATGGCACGCGTACTGGGCCACACTCAGGCCATAGCGACAGAGGGCGAGGCGCCCGAGCAGGATATCGACCTGGACGCTGCCATCGCGCTATGGGGCAACCAGGACAAGGTACAGGCGCGCTGGCGCCGGCTGCTGGCCGACTACCACAACGTGGCGGCGCAGTTGGCCGCACAGCCGGCCGACGCCCGTGCCGCGCTGGCGCACCGCCTGCGCGGGGCGGCGGCCAACCTTGGCCTGCGCCGGGTTGCCGAGCTGGCGGCCCAGCTGGAGCACGGTGACGGCGACATCGCCCGTGCTGCCGCCAGCCTGGCGGCGGCCTTGCAGGCGGTTGCCGCCGCACTGCCCGCCGACCGCGGCGACGCCCCGGTAGTAGCCAGGCCAGTGCTGGCGCTTCCCGCGGATGCCCCCGTCCTGCTGGACAAGCTGCAACAGGCTTGCGAGCATGGCGAGCTCGACGACGCCAGCCTCGCCGCGCTGCAAGCCGCGTGGCCGCACCCGTTACTGGCCACGTTGCAGCAGGCGCTGGACGAATTCGATTTTGATGCGGCGCTGCAAGCGCTGGCGCAGCTGCGCCAGGCCGCCGCGCAGACAAGGTAA
- a CDS encoding CBS domain-containing protein has translation MEYHALQTLSLPAQTDLIHVEQRPQRQVTLKSPATEVMTDLRVIDPISINEDALLDDAHARMVSHGIRLLFVTDADGSFAGLLTATDVLGERPLKQIHEHGKRHKEIVVGDVMTPRKQLEALNLADISRSTVGHVVATMKDLGRQHSLVVERNESSGHYEVCGLFSTSTIARRLGTSLNFVRVPKAFSEIEHALMHEE, from the coding sequence ATGGAATACCACGCCCTGCAAACGCTGAGCCTGCCTGCCCAGACCGACCTGATCCACGTTGAGCAGCGCCCGCAGCGCCAGGTCACGCTGAAAAGCCCCGCTACCGAAGTGATGACCGACCTGCGCGTGATCGACCCGATCAGCATCAACGAAGACGCGCTGCTGGATGACGCCCACGCGCGCATGGTGAGCCACGGTATCCGCCTGCTGTTCGTGACCGACGCCGACGGCAGCTTTGCCGGCCTGCTAACCGCCACCGACGTGCTGGGCGAGCGCCCGCTCAAGCAGATCCACGAGCACGGCAAGCGCCATAAAGAAATCGTGGTGGGCGACGTGATGACGCCGCGCAAGCAGCTGGAAGCGCTGAACCTGGCCGATATCAGCCGCTCCACCGTGGGCCACGTGGTGGCCACCATGAAAGACCTGGGTCGCCAGCATTCGCTGGTGGTCGAGCGTAACGAGTCCAGTGGCCACTACGAAGTGTGCGGGCTGTTCTCCACCTCCACCATCGCCCGCCGCCTGGGCACCTCGCTGAACTTTGTACGCGTGCCCAAGGCGTTTTCCGAGATCGAACACGCGCTGATGCACGAAGAGTAA
- a CDS encoding benzoate/H(+) symporter BenE family transporter, with protein sequence MLKHLPPSTLIAGVLTIAVGYTGPFLIIVHAAQQAGLSAAELASWLWAVSIGSGVVGLWLSWRWKMPIITAWSTPGAALLLAALPTVSYPEAVGGYVIAGLLVWLIGISGAFDALMKRFPPALAAGLLAGILFRFVAELVPAVREHAALVLPMALMFFVGRRLWPRYALMGALALGGVFLAATGGFAAAPSLASAASGPLWTTPVFSLAGLSNIALPLALIALTGQFLPGMAVLKNDGYEIPARVPVSALGGASLLLAPFGCHGVVLAAITAAMCTGPEAHPDRAQRWKAGVVAACCYILVALFGGALVALLLVLPKALVMAAAALALFGTLASSLSAALASDTQREAALLTFVVAASGVSFAGIGAPLWALLAGVAVSLLLRWQLPKAAKGATSCRESTAKR encoded by the coding sequence ATGCTTAAACATTTACCCCCGTCTACCCTGATCGCCGGTGTGCTAACGATTGCCGTTGGCTATACCGGCCCCTTTCTCATCATCGTGCACGCCGCGCAGCAGGCCGGCCTGAGCGCCGCCGAGCTGGCCAGCTGGCTGTGGGCGGTGTCCATCGGCTCCGGCGTGGTGGGCCTGTGGCTGTCGTGGCGCTGGAAAATGCCCATCATTACCGCCTGGTCCACGCCTGGCGCTGCGCTGCTGTTGGCCGCGCTGCCTACGGTGAGCTACCCCGAGGCGGTGGGCGGTTATGTGATCGCCGGCCTGCTGGTCTGGCTGATCGGCATCAGCGGCGCGTTTGATGCGCTGATGAAGCGCTTCCCGCCTGCCTTAGCCGCCGGCCTGCTGGCGGGCATCCTGTTCCGTTTTGTGGCCGAGCTGGTACCGGCGGTGCGCGAGCACGCGGCGCTGGTGCTGCCGATGGCGCTGATGTTCTTTGTCGGCCGCCGGCTGTGGCCGCGCTACGCGCTGATGGGCGCGCTGGCGCTGGGCGGCGTGTTTCTGGCAGCGACCGGTGGCTTTGCCGCCGCACCCAGCCTGGCCAGCGCCGCCAGCGGCCCGCTGTGGACCACGCCGGTATTCAGCCTGGCCGGCCTCAGCAATATTGCGCTGCCGTTAGCGCTGATTGCGCTCACCGGCCAGTTTCTGCCCGGCATGGCGGTGCTGAAGAATGATGGTTACGAGATTCCGGCACGGGTACCGGTGAGTGCGCTGGGCGGTGCCTCGCTGCTGCTGGCGCCGTTTGGTTGCCACGGTGTGGTGCTGGCGGCGATCACCGCGGCCATGTGTACCGGCCCCGAAGCCCACCCGGACCGCGCCCAGCGCTGGAAAGCCGGCGTGGTGGCCGCCTGCTGCTACATCCTGGTGGCGCTGTTTGGTGGCGCGCTGGTGGCACTGCTGCTGGTACTGCCCAAGGCGCTGGTGATGGCGGCGGCGGCGCTGGCACTGTTCGGCACGCTGGCCAGCTCGCTATCGGCCGCGCTGGCCAGCGACACCCAGCGCGAGGCGGCTTTGCTGACCTTTGTGGTGGCGGCTTCCGGCGTGAGTTTTGCCGGTATCGGCGCACCGCTGTGGGCGCTGCTGGCCGGCGTGGCGGTAAGCCTGCTGTTGCGCTGGCAGCTGCCCAAGGCGGCCAAGGGCGCTACTTCCTGCCGCGAAAGCACGGCTAAACGCTGA
- a CDS encoding LysR family transcriptional regulator, whose translation MKATPSLPPDALLAFDALARCLSFTAAANDLGCAKSRVSQLIKELEQELGTVLVLRNTRRVVLTESGQRLARHAEKLRLLLAGIRTDIDESKDKVEGPLRIGCSAGLAQQLLGPLLAELAHEFPDLQVRLQVENRVVDPVVEGLDFCLRTRNVHDDRLVARPVGLVWEKLYASPEYLAEHGSPHALDDLQLHRLISNAYYSEQGEEWRLERDDQQTTIKLRPALTVDQYSVVASVLKQHHGIGLLPSYMGQPLVEKGILAEVLPDWRAAGWPVFLVFAYQQPLPRKYQAFMSFIIPRLQDKLGSP comes from the coding sequence ATGAAAGCCACGCCCAGCCTGCCGCCAGACGCCCTCCTGGCTTTTGACGCCCTCGCCCGCTGCCTCAGTTTTACCGCAGCGGCCAACGATCTGGGCTGTGCCAAAAGCCGCGTCAGCCAGCTCATCAAAGAGCTGGAGCAAGAGCTGGGCACCGTGCTGGTGCTGCGCAATACCCGCCGCGTGGTACTGACCGAAAGCGGCCAACGCCTGGCACGGCACGCCGAAAAGCTGCGCCTGTTGCTGGCCGGTATCCGCACCGATATCGATGAAAGCAAAGACAAGGTAGAAGGCCCGCTGCGTATCGGCTGTTCCGCCGGCCTGGCGCAGCAACTGCTGGGCCCCTTGCTGGCCGAGCTGGCGCACGAGTTTCCCGACCTGCAAGTCCGCCTGCAGGTAGAAAACCGCGTGGTGGACCCGGTAGTAGAGGGGCTGGATTTCTGCCTGCGCACCCGTAATGTGCACGACGACCGCCTGGTAGCGCGCCCGGTCGGCCTGGTGTGGGAAAAGCTGTACGCCTCACCCGAGTACCTGGCCGAGCACGGCAGCCCGCATGCGCTGGACGACCTGCAGCTGCATCGCCTGATCAGCAACGCCTACTACAGCGAACAGGGCGAAGAATGGCGGCTGGAGCGCGATGACCAGCAAACCACCATCAAGCTGCGCCCGGCGCTCACGGTAGACCAGTACAGCGTGGTGGCTTCGGTACTCAAACAGCACCACGGCATCGGCCTGCTACCCAGCTATATGGGCCAGCCGCTGGTGGAAAAAGGCATTCTGGCCGAAGTACTGCCCGACTGGCGCGCTGCCGGCTGGCCGGTGTTCCTGGTATTTGCCTACCAGCAGCCGCTACCGCGCAAATACCAGGCCTTCATGAGCTTCATCATCCCGCGCCTGCAGGACAAACTCGGCAGCCCATGA